The Candidatus Sericytochromatia bacterium genome includes a region encoding these proteins:
- a CDS encoding MerR family transcriptional regulator → MNEQSTEIQWSTSEVARDLGVSPSLVRTWIAYLNWEVRRSAEGHRIFNEDDIAQLRRLRAWLDAGNSLKAFRKERQGEGDYDPRSELRNGLRRLREMQSQEDALIQKHRSVLQDYLASREALQAQLEALRASLPEEAPVPDGPEAASSAEAVVPEAGQASTSSAPPITPAPPLGGPDPSAIVQGVLKQLLSALLARQGRLQYLGRRETQGRLWLDYMGPGGRMQSVEDLCRSEADRQLLETVLQRIGGAAPAPAATSEAPESQFEAKIQASLG, encoded by the coding sequence GTGAACGAGCAATCCACTGAGATTCAATGGAGCACCAGTGAAGTGGCGCGGGACCTGGGGGTTTCGCCCTCGCTGGTCCGCACCTGGATCGCCTACCTCAACTGGGAGGTGCGACGCAGCGCCGAGGGCCATCGCATCTTCAACGAGGATGACATCGCGCAACTGCGCCGCCTGCGCGCCTGGCTCGACGCCGGCAACTCGCTCAAGGCCTTTCGCAAGGAACGCCAGGGGGAAGGCGACTACGATCCGCGCAGCGAGCTGCGCAACGGCCTGCGTCGGCTGCGCGAGATGCAGAGCCAGGAAGACGCCCTGATCCAGAAGCATCGGAGCGTGCTGCAGGATTACCTGGCCTCCCGCGAAGCCCTGCAAGCCCAGCTGGAGGCCTTGCGGGCCAGCCTCCCGGAGGAGGCGCCGGTGCCGGACGGGCCCGAGGCCGCTTCGTCGGCCGAGGCCGTGGTGCCAGAGGCTGGCCAGGCAAGCACGTCCTCCGCTCCTCCCATCACGCCAGCGCCCCCGCTGGGTGGGCCCGACCCCAGCGCGATCGTGCAGGGCGTGCTCAAGCAACTGCTCTCGGCCTTGCTGGCCCGACAGGGCCGGCTGCAGTATCTGGGACGTCGCGAAACGCAGGGTCGTCTCTGGCTCGACTACATGGGCCCCGGCGGCCGCATGCAGAGCGTCGAGGATCTGTGTCGCTCCGAGGCCGATCGCCAGCTGCTGGAAACGGTCCTGCAACGAATCGGCGGGGCCGCGCCGGCGCCGGCGGCCACGTCGGAAGCGCCCGAATCTCAATTTGAGGCTAAGATTCAAGCAAGTTTGGGCTAA
- a CDS encoding mechanosensitive ion channel family protein, which yields MPPLGPFPTAASPAAGPPSDLVQLVTGDLPWSASLAHQLGHDALRGLFSISLAAIVTLLGFHLCDRLVGQLFQLLSSRMNAEPGARLTQRMLTASAILRSIGKGTILFVAMVFVLSRLGVDVAPILASAGIVGLAVGFGAQSLVKDVISGFFIVMEDQFGVGDVIDLNGHNGLVERMNLRIVQIRNGQGSLITIPNGQVTTVVNHSKGWARAVVDVTVPTCAEPSLVLSAMRDTAEALARDLGREILEPAELLGVEQLKESEAVLRIQFKTAPLAQWKVARAYRERLWPRLRAIGALKAKGSEASATADSVRGEGPLGAEGAKGDATAFTEGPQGHPAPCPPVPAEGRPEGSEFPKAP from the coding sequence CCTGCCGTGGAGCGCCTCCCTGGCGCACCAGTTGGGGCATGACGCCCTGCGGGGCCTGTTCAGCATCTCCCTCGCGGCGATCGTTACCCTGCTGGGCTTCCATCTTTGCGATCGCCTGGTGGGACAGCTCTTCCAGTTGCTCTCCTCTCGCATGAACGCCGAACCCGGGGCCCGGCTGACGCAGCGCATGCTGACGGCCTCGGCCATTCTGCGCAGCATCGGCAAGGGCACCATCCTGTTCGTCGCGATGGTCTTCGTGCTGTCGCGCCTGGGCGTCGACGTCGCGCCGATCCTGGCCTCGGCCGGAATCGTCGGTCTGGCCGTGGGTTTCGGTGCCCAGAGCCTGGTCAAGGACGTCATCAGCGGCTTCTTCATCGTCATGGAAGACCAGTTCGGCGTCGGCGACGTGATCGACCTGAACGGCCACAACGGCCTGGTGGAGCGAATGAACCTGCGCATCGTGCAAATTCGCAACGGCCAGGGCTCCTTGATCACGATTCCGAATGGCCAGGTCACCACCGTGGTCAACCACTCCAAGGGATGGGCGCGGGCCGTGGTCGACGTGACGGTCCCGACCTGCGCCGAGCCGAGCCTGGTGCTGAGCGCGATGCGGGACACCGCCGAGGCGCTGGCGCGCGACCTGGGCCGGGAGATTCTCGAGCCGGCCGAACTGCTGGGCGTGGAGCAACTGAAAGAGAGCGAAGCGGTCCTGCGCATTCAGTTCAAGACCGCGCCCCTGGCCCAATGGAAGGTGGCCCGGGCCTACCGGGAGCGGCTCTGGCCGCGTTTGCGGGCGATCGGCGCCTTGAAGGCCAAGGGCAGCGAGGCCTCGGCGACCGCCGACAGCGTCAGGGGTGAAGGGCCCCTGGGGGCCGAGGGCGCGAAGGGCGACGCGACCGCGTTCACCGAGGGCCCGCAAGGCCATCCGGCGCCCTGCCCGCCCGTCCCCGCCGAGGGCCGACCGGAAGGGTCCGAATTCCCCAAGGCGCCCTGA